One Chanodichthys erythropterus isolate Z2021 chromosome 10, ASM2448905v1, whole genome shotgun sequence DNA segment encodes these proteins:
- the LOC137027770 gene encoding guanine nucleotide-binding protein G(q) subunit alpha-like isoform X1, translated as MGSCWRWCYTTCTCCLSEEEKNAIEIHNEIKRILADQKKRERREIKVLLLGTGESGKTTFIKQMRIIHGKGFSEEDRRGYTKMVFQNIFTAMKALTVAMNTLRIPYANPQNEVYGKQFQEVEIRQITHLDRMYVEGIRRLWADAGIKACYGRRREYQLLDSTEYYMTNLDRIAAPDYIPTAQDVLRVRFPTTGINDYAFSVEKITLRIVDVGGQKSERRKWIHCFENVTSLIFLASLSEYDQVLEENNMENRMKESLSLFYTTIHSPWFASASIILFLNKMDILEEKIKTSDLKSYFTGFGGKQRDAQDAKTYIREMYKQKAVNTESKECKNIYPHFTCATDTNNIRMVFSDVKDTVLIKSLQEYGVL; from the exons ATGGGGAGCTGCTGGAGATGGTGCTATACGACGTGCACCTGTTGCTTGTCTGAAGAGGAGAAAAACGCTATAGAAAtacacaatgaaatcaaaagAATCCTCGCAGACCAGAAGAAAAGAGAACGGAGAGAAATCAAAGTACTTTTATTAG GCACTGGAGAAAGCGGGAAGACGACTTTTATTAAGCAGATGAGGATTATCCATGGCAAGGGCTTTTCGGAAGAAGACAGGCGTGGCTACACTAAAATGGTTTTCCAGAATATCTTCACAGCTATGAAGGCTCTGACAGTGGCGATGAACACCTTAAGGATTCCCTACGCTAACCCACAGAACGAG GTATATGGGAAACAGTTTCAGGAAGTAGAAATACGTCAGATAACACATTTGGACAGAATGTATGTGGAGGGTATCCGTCGACTTTGGGCTGATGCAGGTATCAAGGCCTGTTACGGTCGTCGTAGAGAGTACCAGCTTCTGGACTCTACAGAATA CTATATGACAAATTTGGACCGCATCGCAGCCCCAGACTACATCCCCACAGCGCAGGACGTGCTACGAGTCCGATTCCCCACCACAGGCATCAATGATTATGCCTTCAGCGTGGAGAAGATCACCCTCAG GATTGTAGATGTTGGTGGTCAGAAGTCAGAAAGGCGGAAGTGGATCCATTGCTTTGAGAATGTGACATCGCTCATATTTTTAGCCTCCCTCAGTGAGTACGACCAGGTGCTGGAGGAGAATAACATGGAG AACCGCATGAAAGAAAGCTTGTCACTCTTCTACACCACCATCCACTCGCCGTGGTTCGCCAGTGCTTCCATCATCCTCTTCCTAAACAAGATGGACATCCTGGAGGAAAAGATCAAGACGTCAGACTTAAAAAGTTATTTCACAGGCTTTGGAG GCAAACAGCGGGATGCGCAAGATGCCAAGACCTACATCAGAGAGATGTATAAACAGAAGGCTGTGAATACTGAGTCAAAGGAGTGCAAAAACATCTACCCTCACTTCACCTGTGCAACGGACACCAATAACATCCGGATGGTTTTTAGTGACGTAAAAGACACTGTCCTGATCAAGTCTCTGCAGGAATACGGAGTGCTCTGA